One window from the genome of Alphaproteobacteria bacterium encodes:
- a CDS encoding hydantoinase/oxoprolinase family protein → MSQSGTTGGTIVGVDVGGTFTDVFTIDQQSGACAVAKVPTTPDDQAEGFAAGIAQVADPARLSTVVHGTTVGTNALLERKGAPTGVITTRGFRDVLEMRRRDRPETWGLWGQFEPVVSREHRLEVSERTLADGTVHTPVDTAEVRAAAQVLLAAGVQAVAIFFVNAYANPANERAALTALKEVWPNPHVNISSDILPEIREFERASTTALNAYLQPLIGDYLQGLESSLGGRGFAGTILIVQSNGGVMSVDNARQRPIRTALSGPAAGVIAGAHIAAQAGQANVITCDMGGTSFDVSLVAEGQSTLSPQTAVDFGLVVRTPMIEITTIGAGGGSIAWVDRGGLLQVGPESAGSDPGPACYGLGSERPTVTDANVVLGRINAQSPIGGGLERLDVEAARGAIEAHVGRPLELDTMAAAEAVIRLANSHMAGAIRLVSVERGFDPRHFTAMPFGGSGALHAGALIREVGLSSALVPRFPGVTSALGCVIADLRHDFVHTVNVMLDHLDAAALDAEINEAAAAGRGLVESAGVALAGIDCLIELDMLYLGQTHTVAVPLTLEIGEGGSGINAAQIKTAFEARYLQVYGRLLDGIAIRLLNLRLAVVGRRPKLDMALLAPQGGSLEAAGCGARPIWIDGGWREAPVFERLALPVGAVINGPAVLEQPDATTFVDPGLMARVDDWGNLVLTAEES, encoded by the coding sequence ATGAGCCAGAGCGGCACCACAGGGGGTACAATCGTCGGCGTCGACGTCGGCGGCACCTTTACCGACGTCTTCACCATCGACCAGCAAAGCGGGGCCTGCGCCGTGGCCAAGGTGCCGACGACGCCGGACGATCAGGCCGAAGGCTTTGCCGCCGGCATTGCCCAGGTGGCCGACCCGGCGAGATTGAGCACCGTGGTCCACGGCACCACGGTGGGCACCAATGCGCTCCTGGAGCGCAAGGGCGCGCCGACCGGCGTCATCACCACCCGGGGTTTTCGCGACGTCTTGGAGATGCGCCGGCGCGACCGCCCCGAGACCTGGGGTCTGTGGGGCCAGTTCGAGCCCGTGGTGAGCCGCGAGCACCGCCTCGAAGTGAGCGAGCGCACGCTGGCCGACGGCACCGTGCACACCCCGGTCGACACCGCCGAGGTGCGGGCCGCGGCCCAGGTCCTGCTGGCCGCCGGGGTGCAAGCGGTGGCCATTTTTTTCGTCAATGCCTACGCCAACCCGGCCAACGAACGCGCCGCCCTGACTGCCCTGAAAGAGGTCTGGCCCAACCCCCACGTCAACATCTCCAGCGACATCCTGCCCGAGATCCGGGAATTCGAACGCGCCTCGACGACGGCCCTGAACGCCTACCTGCAGCCGCTCATCGGCGATTATCTGCAGGGCCTGGAGAGTTCGCTGGGTGGGCGCGGCTTTGCCGGCACGATCCTCATCGTGCAGTCCAACGGCGGCGTCATGAGCGTGGATAACGCCCGCCAGCGGCCCATCCGCACGGCCCTTTCCGGGCCCGCCGCGGGCGTCATCGCCGGCGCCCACATCGCCGCCCAGGCCGGCCAGGCCAACGTCATCACCTGCGACATGGGCGGTACCAGTTTCGACGTCTCGCTGGTGGCCGAGGGCCAGAGCACGCTCAGCCCCCAGACCGCCGTCGACTTCGGCCTGGTGGTGCGCACGCCGATGATCGAGATCACCACCATCGGCGCCGGCGGCGGCTCCATCGCCTGGGTCGACCGTGGCGGGCTCTTGCAGGTGGGGCCCGAAAGTGCCGGTTCCGATCCCGGTCCGGCCTGCTACGGCCTGGGCAGCGAGCGCCCCACGGTGACCGATGCCAACGTCGTATTGGGCCGCATCAATGCCCAAAGTCCCATCGGGGGTGGCCTCGAACGCCTCGATGTGGAGGCCGCTCGGGGTGCCATCGAGGCCCATGTCGGTCGGCCCCTGGAGCTCGACACCATGGCAGCGGCGGAGGCCGTGATTCGCCTCGCCAATTCGCACATGGCCGGCGCTATCCGCCTGGTCTCGGTCGAGCGCGGCTTTGATCCGCGCCATTTCACGGCCATGCCCTTTGGCGGCAGTGGCGCCCTGCATGCCGGCGCCCTGATCCGCGAGGTCGGCCTCTCGTCCGCCCTGGTGCCGCGCTTCCCCGGCGTCACCAGCGCGCTGGGCTGCGTCATTGCCGACCTGCGTCACGACTTCGTGCATACCGTCAACGTCATGCTCGACCACCTCGATGCGGCGGCGCTGGATGCCGAGATCAACGAGGCGGCGGCGGCCGGGCGCGGCCTGGTCGAAAGCGCCGGTGTGGCGCTGGCCGGCATCGACTGTCTGATCGAGCTCGACATGCTCTATCTCGGCCAGACCCATACCGTGGCAGTGCCGTTGACGCTGGAGATCGGCGAGGGTGGAAGCGGTATCAATGCTGCGCAAATCAAAACCGCTTTCGAGGCACGCTACCTGCAGGTCTATGGCCGCTTGTTGGATGGCATCGCCATCCGGCTCCTGAACCTGCGTCTTGCCGTGGTCGGGCGGCGGCCCAAGCTCGACATGGCACTGCTGGCCCCCCAAGGCGGCAGCCTGGAGGCGGCGGGGTGCGGCGCCCGGCCGATCTGGATCGACGGCGGCTGGCGCGAGGCCCCGGTTTTCGAGCGCCTGGCGCTGCCGGTGGGCGCCGTAATCAATGGGCCGGCGGTGCTGGAACAGCCCGACGCCACGACCTTCGTCGATCCCGGCCTAATGGCCCGGGTCGATGATTGGGGAAATCTGGTGCTGACGGCGGAGGAGAGCTGA
- a CDS encoding hydantoinase B/oxoprolinase family protein, which yields MTIDTVTLAVLKGRLEQIADEMDATLFRSAFNPIIAEAHDASHGIYDARSGETLVQGKSGLPIFVGAMAFAVKTVIAKAAADGDLAEGDVYIFNDPYDGGTHLSDFKLVQPFYRNGEVYCYLASVGHWHDVGGNVPGNYNPVATESFQEGMLIPPVKLFVRGEIRNDIIEILKANSRLPGSLYGDLNGQINALELGHRRLAALLDEYGDATVAEAFVELQTRAARLMRSHIAEFPSGTYSCDDWLDNDGIVDEPLKIALDLTIAGDRLVFDFSRSAKACAGPVNISRSTAIASCYVAIKHIFRDVPANAGVLEPIEFVIPEDAILSVGPPKPVGGYTETILRVIDVVFGAFAQADPGRSNACAYGTINALSLAGHRGDGRRWVMFSFFGGGHGGHPEGDGLNHGNAPISTATIPPVEILEAAYPVMFTQWALRPDSGGPGRHRGGLGALYEIELLEESADVFLFGERGRFPPQGVVGGGPGALNRFAFEQDDGDHQPPFVSKMVGIRIRRGQRLKLETPGGGGYGPVAERSPESVARDLRLGYVTPEGARRDYGVHPEGVDPEAAE from the coding sequence ATGACGATTGATACCGTCACCCTGGCGGTGCTCAAGGGCCGGCTGGAGCAGATCGCCGATGAGATGGACGCGACGCTGTTTCGCTCCGCTTTCAATCCCATCATTGCCGAGGCCCACGACGCTTCCCACGGCATCTACGACGCCCGCAGCGGCGAGACCCTGGTGCAGGGCAAGTCCGGTCTCCCCATCTTCGTCGGGGCCATGGCCTTCGCCGTCAAGACCGTGATCGCCAAGGCCGCGGCGGACGGCGACCTGGCCGAGGGCGACGTCTACATCTTCAACGACCCCTACGACGGCGGCACCCATCTTTCCGACTTCAAGCTGGTCCAGCCCTTCTACCGCAACGGCGAGGTTTACTGCTATTTGGCCTCGGTGGGTCATTGGCACGACGTCGGCGGCAACGTGCCGGGGAACTACAACCCCGTAGCCACCGAGAGCTTCCAGGAAGGCATGCTGATCCCGCCTGTGAAACTCTTCGTACGGGGCGAAATCCGGAACGACATCATCGAGATCCTCAAGGCCAACAGCCGCCTGCCGGGCTCGCTCTATGGCGACCTCAACGGCCAGATCAACGCCCTCGAGCTCGGCCACCGGCGTCTGGCGGCGCTGCTCGACGAATACGGCGACGCCACAGTGGCCGAGGCCTTCGTCGAATTGCAGACCCGCGCGGCACGCCTGATGCGCTCGCACATCGCCGAATTCCCTTCCGGCACCTATTCCTGCGACGACTGGCTCGACAATGACGGCATCGTCGACGAGCCTCTGAAGATAGCCCTCGACCTGACCATCGCCGGCGACCGCCTGGTCTTCGATTTTTCGCGCTCGGCCAAGGCCTGTGCCGGGCCCGTCAACATTTCGCGCTCGACCGCCATTGCGTCGTGTTATGTCGCCATCAAGCACATCTTCCGCGACGTGCCGGCCAACGCCGGCGTGCTCGAGCCTATCGAGTTCGTCATACCCGAGGATGCCATCCTCAGCGTCGGCCCGCCCAAGCCCGTGGGCGGTTATACCGAGACCATCCTGCGGGTCATCGATGTCGTCTTCGGTGCCTTCGCCCAGGCCGATCCGGGGCGCTCCAACGCCTGCGCCTACGGCACCATCAATGCGCTCTCGTTGGCCGGCCACCGCGGTGACGGCCGGCGCTGGGTGATGTTTTCCTTTTTTGGCGGCGGCCATGGCGGCCACCCCGAGGGCGACGGTCTGAACCACGGCAACGCGCCCATCTCGACCGCCACCATCCCGCCCGTCGAGATCCTCGAGGCGGCCTATCCGGTGATGTTCACCCAGTGGGCGCTGCGCCCCGACTCGGGTGGCCCGGGGCGCCACCGGGGCGGTTTGGGCGCGCTTTACGAGATCGAGCTGCTGGAGGAAAGCGCCGATGTTTTCCTCTTTGGCGAACGCGGCCGCTTTCCCCCCCAGGGCGTGGTCGGCGGCGGCCCGGGTGCCCTCAATCGCTTCGCCTTCGAACAGGACGACGGCGATCACCAGCCGCCCTTCGTTTCCAAGATGGTGGGCATACGCATCCGCCGCGGCCAGCGCCTCAAGCTGGAGACCCCGGGCGGCGGCGGCTATGGCCCGGTGGCCGAGCGCAGCCCTGAAAGCGTCGCCCGGGACCTGCGCCTGGGCTACGTAACCCCCGAGGGCGCGCGGCGCGACTACGGCGTCCACCCCGAGGGTGTCGATCCCGAGGCCGCCGAATGA
- a CDS encoding isocitrate lyase/PEP mutase family protein, which translates to MRELLTGGILVVPGIYDGLGAALAERAGFQALYLSGASIAYTRFGRPDIGLVSMSEVADTLALISERSDLPLIVDADTGFGNALNVQRTVARFERDGAAAIQLEDQTLPKRCGHLAGKTIVPAAEMVGKIKAACDARRHDTIIVARTDAIAVEGLELALERAERYAEAGADVLFVEAPRDDDEMATVCRRFGGRVPLLANMVEGGSTPMHRAAELESMGYSIALFPSGLVRAQAKLTTEYFASLAEHGWNQPLGNRMLDFQGLNDLLGTADILAAGQAYDAANFERGDDD; encoded by the coding sequence ATGCGTGAGCTCTTGACCGGCGGCATCCTGGTGGTGCCGGGGATCTACGACGGCCTGGGGGCGGCCTTGGCCGAACGGGCCGGCTTCCAGGCGCTTTACCTTTCCGGCGCCTCCATCGCCTACACCCGCTTCGGCCGGCCCGACATCGGCCTGGTGAGCATGAGCGAGGTGGCCGATACCCTGGCCCTGATCAGCGAACGCAGCGACCTGCCGCTGATCGTCGACGCCGATACCGGATTCGGCAACGCGCTGAACGTGCAGCGCACGGTGGCCCGGTTCGAACGCGACGGTGCCGCCGCCATCCAGCTCGAGGACCAGACGCTGCCCAAGCGTTGCGGCCACTTGGCCGGCAAGACCATCGTGCCGGCGGCCGAGATGGTGGGCAAGATCAAGGCCGCTTGCGACGCCCGGCGCCACGACACCATCATCGTCGCCCGCACCGACGCCATCGCCGTCGAGGGCCTGGAGCTGGCACTGGAGCGCGCCGAACGCTATGCCGAGGCGGGCGCCGACGTGCTCTTCGTCGAGGCGCCGCGCGACGACGACGAGATGGCCACGGTCTGCCGTCGCTTCGGCGGCCGGGTGCCCCTGTTGGCCAACATGGTCGAGGGCGGCAGCACGCCCATGCATAGGGCGGCCGAGCTGGAAAGCATGGGGTATTCGATCGCCCTCTTTCCCAGCGGACTGGTGCGAGCCCAGGCCAAATTGACCACGGAATACTTCGCCAGCCTGGCCGAGCACGGCTGGAACCAGCCGTTGGGCAACCGCATGCTCGACTTCCAGGGGCTCAACGACTTGCTCGGCACCGCCGACATCCTGGCTGCCGGCCAGGCCTACGACGCCGCCAATTTCGAGCGCGGCGATGACGATTGA
- a CDS encoding 3-isopropylmalate dehydratase yields the protein MNRAAGRAWVFGDDVDTDRLAPGLYMKGPIEVMAAHCLEALDPAFAAEVRPGDVVVAGRNFGCGSSREQAAEVLCHLGLAAVVAQSFAGIFYRNALNLGLLALISAAAPSIRPGQRLDLDAEAAAIVLKGGEVLDCEPIPPHLLAMVRDGGLVPHLARSLAGGKNA from the coding sequence ATGAACCGAGCCGCAGGCCGAGCCTGGGTCTTTGGCGACGACGTCGATACCGACCGTCTGGCACCCGGCCTTTACATGAAAGGTCCCATCGAGGTGATGGCGGCGCATTGCCTGGAAGCGCTCGATCCCGCCTTTGCCGCCGAGGTACGGCCGGGCGACGTGGTGGTGGCGGGGCGCAACTTCGGCTGCGGCTCGTCGCGCGAGCAGGCCGCCGAGGTGCTCTGTCATCTCGGCCTGGCTGCCGTGGTGGCCCAGTCCTTCGCCGGCATCTTCTACCGCAACGCCCTCAACCTCGGGCTCCTGGCCCTGATCTCGGCGGCGGCGCCAAGCATCCGGCCCGGCCAGCGCCTGGATCTCGATGCCGAAGCCGCGGCCATCGTGCTCAAGGGCGGCGAAGTCCTGGACTGCGAGCCGATTCCGCCCCATCTTCTGGCCATGGTGCGGGATGGCGGCCTGGTGCCCCATCTCGCCAGGAGCCTGGCAGGAGGCAAGAATGCGTGA
- a CDS encoding aconitase/3-isopropylmalate dehydratase large subunit family protein yields MSVAATLAEKIIARAAGLERVAPGEIVTCRVDLAMIHDSGGPRRVAPLLERLGVGLWDADRVVVVSDHYVPAVDAESAAILDLTRRWVAANGIRDFHDMRGICHVVLPEHGHLRPGLFVVGGDSHSPTGGAFGAFMFGVGATDMAGVLATGETWIRVPESRRIEWRGALGPGLTAKDMALAQCAHLGLDGAAYGALEFAGPAVAALDMAERMTLCNMAAELGAQTGLVAPDQTTVDFLRATGVEVAAFDDWRSDPDAAFTADHEFDATALEPQIALPDSPANAVAVAAAGNVAIDQAYIGACTGAKLLDLQRAAALLKGRQVAPGVRLLVAPASTATTAAAAADGTLATLTAAGAILMPSGCGACAGYGAGVLAAGEVCIAATARNFKGRMGAPDSQVYLASPYSVAAAAVADRIVDPREFLEAGG; encoded by the coding sequence ATTTCCGTGGCTGCGACGCTGGCCGAAAAAATAATCGCCCGGGCCGCCGGGCTCGAGCGCGTGGCGCCCGGCGAGATCGTCACTTGCCGTGTCGACCTGGCCATGATCCACGATTCCGGCGGCCCGCGGCGGGTGGCACCGCTGCTCGAACGCCTTGGCGTCGGCCTTTGGGACGCCGACCGCGTGGTCGTCGTCAGCGATCATTACGTGCCGGCGGTGGATGCCGAAAGCGCCGCCATCCTCGATCTCACGCGGCGCTGGGTGGCGGCCAACGGCATCAGGGATTTCCATGACATGCGCGGCATCTGCCACGTCGTGCTGCCCGAGCACGGGCATTTGCGCCCGGGCCTCTTCGTGGTCGGCGGCGACAGCCACTCGCCCACCGGCGGCGCCTTCGGCGCCTTCATGTTCGGCGTCGGCGCCACCGACATGGCCGGCGTGCTGGCCACCGGCGAGACCTGGATCCGGGTGCCCGAGAGCCGGCGCATCGAGTGGCGGGGCGCGCTCGGCCCGGGCCTCACGGCCAAGGACATGGCGCTCGCCCAGTGCGCCCACCTGGGCCTCGACGGCGCCGCCTACGGGGCGTTGGAGTTCGCCGGCCCGGCCGTGGCGGCCCTGGATATGGCTGAGCGCATGACGCTTTGCAACATGGCGGCCGAGCTTGGTGCCCAGACCGGCCTGGTGGCGCCCGACCAGACGACGGTGGATTTCTTGCGGGCCACCGGCGTCGAAGTGGCGGCGTTCGATGATTGGCGCTCGGACCCGGATGCGGCCTTTACCGCCGACCACGAATTCGATGCCACCGCACTCGAGCCGCAAATCGCGCTCCCTGACAGCCCGGCCAACGCCGTGGCGGTGGCGGCGGCCGGGAACGTGGCCATCGATCAGGCTTATATCGGCGCCTGCACGGGGGCCAAGCTTCTCGACCTGCAGCGCGCCGCGGCGTTGCTCAAGGGGCGGCAAGTGGCCCCGGGCGTGCGCCTTTTGGTCGCCCCGGCCAGCACCGCGACCACGGCGGCGGCGGCGGCCGACGGCACCTTGGCCACGCTGACCGCGGCCGGCGCCATCCTGATGCCGTCCGGTTGCGGCGCCTGCGCCGGCTATGGCGCCGGCGTGCTGGCGGCCGGCGAGGTCTGCATCGCTGCCACGGCGCGCAACTTCAAGGGCCGCATGGGAGCGCCGGACTCTCAAGTCTATCTCGCATCGCCTTACTCGGTCGCCGCAGCTGCCGTGGCCGACCGCATCGTCGATCCACGGGAGTTTCTGGAGGCGGGGGGATGA
- the dctP gene encoding TRAP transporter substrate-binding protein DctP: MSTKRSLITAAALAAAVLAGWQTAARAEAKLTLVYPFPDFLVYTKSCKALVANINKAGAGQVKIDIKPFNSIKMFQQPGAVSKGSVDMVCTPAAFYAGKIPENEAISTSNSSPAIVRKNGGMGVIDSLHQKHFNTTYLGWIDSGLGFYIFTQDPPKFKSDGLPDFAGVKMRDNPIYGAFFRALGATTHNMSSNQVYSALEKGVVNASAWASLGITQLKWDKFLRHRVDPMFYHTDIGLMMNLDAWKSLNAAAQQTITAEVIKHENSSRTARIAESKAEEKKLLAEGMKFHATPAGDKYLQIAIDSAYDRMTGRLKKMGRSLDAAGKLRKLYQEKASDR; this comes from the coding sequence TTGTCCACAAAACGATCACTGATTACGGCTGCCGCGCTGGCCGCCGCCGTATTGGCCGGCTGGCAGACCGCGGCCCGGGCCGAGGCCAAGCTCACGCTGGTCTACCCGTTCCCCGATTTCCTGGTCTACACCAAAAGCTGCAAGGCCCTGGTGGCCAACATCAACAAGGCTGGCGCCGGTCAGGTCAAGATCGACATCAAGCCCTTCAACTCGATCAAGATGTTCCAGCAGCCCGGGGCCGTGAGCAAGGGCTCGGTCGACATGGTCTGCACCCCGGCCGCCTTCTACGCAGGGAAAATCCCGGAGAACGAGGCCATCTCGACCTCCAACTCCTCGCCCGCCATCGTGCGCAAGAACGGCGGCATGGGCGTCATCGACAGCCTGCACCAGAAGCACTTCAACACCACCTATCTGGGCTGGATCGATTCAGGCCTGGGCTTCTACATCTTCACCCAGGACCCGCCCAAGTTCAAAAGCGACGGCCTGCCCGACTTCGCCGGCGTCAAGATGCGCGACAACCCGATCTACGGCGCCTTCTTCCGGGCCTTGGGCGCCACCACCCACAACATGTCCTCGAACCAGGTCTATTCGGCACTCGAGAAGGGTGTGGTCAACGCCAGCGCCTGGGCCTCGCTGGGCATCACCCAGCTCAAGTGGGACAAATTCCTGCGCCATCGCGTCGATCCTATGTTTTACCATACCGACATCGGCTTGATGATGAACCTGGACGCTTGGAAGAGCTTGAACGCCGCCGCCCAGCAGACCATTACGGCAGAGGTCATCAAGCACGAGAACTCGAGCCGAACCGCGCGGATCGCTGAATCCAAGGCCGAGGAAAAGAAACTCCTGGCCGAGGGCATGAAGTTCCACGCCACCCCGGCCGGCGATAAGTACCTGCAGATCGCCATCGATTCGGCTTACGACCGCATGACCGGACGGCTCAAGAAGATGGGTCGCTCGCTGGATGCGGCCGGCAAGCTGCGCAAGCTTTACCAGGAAAAGGCGTCCGACAGATAG